A genomic segment from Plasmodium coatneyi strain Hackeri chromosome 1, complete sequence encodes:
- a CDS encoding KIR protein has translation MAPPGQKVDLTNLPSYTDFYGKFVDSYETVCTPTSGTTDQLKSTLDSALGGYSGLTSLAGNFMGAYCYACKKKKEYMADSGKSHLKEAPCQALYHWLGKYILIIDGGHKISEVLDEIYGTLDNATHKDYKCSVEYNDVENGENHLDRSEGIFTHRKRVFEHYYDCDYVKQYLQQVNDLTRDADWATYKAELTNACDALGEYCKVGGKGQPKEGEGKADPYCSWFNKIKEYYCETDLSKLTQPSQLTCTKVKDTDPESEPEVERELTSEDVPQRTEDGHQHRQEVAESEKLPEEQTTVLKVPGSHAVPLLAQAGLQSSDETVSLQTLERQHGDTDLKATQQLLVPSTDTTGNTTLPATAISSVLGIAGVGLPTFAYFLYKVSIHNYEYIITIIRGGCKET, from the exons atggcaccGCCAGGACAg AAGGTGGATTTGACGAACTTACCTTCATATACAGACTTCTATGGTAAATTCGTGGATTCTTATGAGACTGTATGTACCCCCACTAGTGGCACGACCGATCAACTGAAGAGTACACTAGATAGTGCATTAGGAGGATACTCCGGACTTACTTCTTTGGCGGGGAATTTCATGGGAGCTTATTGTTatgcatgtaaaaaaaaaaaggaatatatggCCGACAGCGGAAAATCGCACTTAAAAGAAGCACCCTGCCAAGCCCTTTATCACTGGTTGGGTAAATATATCCTGATCATTGATGGGGGACACAAAATATCAGAAGTCTTGGATGAAATTTACGGTACGCTAGATAATGCTACCCACAAGGATTATAAGTGCAGTGTTGAATACAACGATGTTGAAAACGGCGAAAACCACTTGGACCGTAGCGAGGGAATTTTCACGCATAGGAAAAGAGTATTCGAACATTATTACGATTGTGATTATGTAAAACAGTATTTGCAGCAAGTAAATGACCTTACACGTGACGCAGACTGGGCAACGTACAAGGCGGAACTTACTAATGCATGTGACGCTCTAGGGGAATATTGCAAAGTGGGAGGAAAGGGGCAACCCAAGGAAGGTGAGGGTAAGGCTGATCCCTATTGTTCCTGGttcaataaaataaaagaatattaTTGTGAAACGGATCTGTCCAAACTGACCCAACCATCACAATTAACATGTACTAAAGTGAAGGACACAGACCCCGAATCGGAACCTGAAGTGGAACGTGAACTAACTTCAGAGGATGTGCCACAGCGCACTGAAGATGGTCACCAACATAGACAGGAAGTTGCAGAGTCTGAGAAGCTCCCTGAGGAACAGACAACGGTGCTGAAAGTCCCTGGATCCCATGCAGTTCCTTTGTTGGCTCAGGCTGGTCTGCAGTCTTCTGATGAGACAGTTTCTCTGCAGACTTTAGAACGGCAGCATGGGGATACTGATTTAAAGGCCACGCAACAACTTCTTGTACCCAGTACAGACACTACAGGAAATACAACACTTCCCGCTACTGCTATCTCATCCGTATTAGGAATAGCAGGAGTAGGACTACCAACATTTGCCTACTTTctttataaagtaagtatacATAACTATGAGTACATAATTACCATTATAAGGggggggtgtaaggaaaCCTAA
- a CDS encoding SICA antigen, which yields MAEYFAHILRRWFLEGGKYEDGNYWGGIWADLEKEFNELMERLKTDTTEVAALCSEIDKSKTIMENVKKEMCKTLIRIKFFMSGIKGKGKAVDGQPEIEQLGEVESYFRCIIGSMTMVKLYKGHCKLDEIAKWIMEPARVSLEARKLIGAHEKCKDLPFSGMKIGANFIGNKVNGWLEKKKNGTQMYGTIMNNTGCQKGKQEESKKGMVELLGRNDESELQEFADSSNNLASDKLEEVLKKVGDRMKKKKTPYECPGSTSTPGGSEDKEELGIEEWFTTFSRSVSSTDKDYYKELESMLDICDQNETLEGDVKLEKYKDFCKVMVRNVMLVTDIENQHKTDQTKCKNTVKDIPLCELLRVWMYYMNAFCVPKAVIEHALQGVKAVRGNMDKDKNYAECSYDGVLNIPERKGNDMRGELYELFETNIMLNKIIALTNRKWCQSSTRHYRGGKAPGDPKPARDDSGAGGSTVVSSPELKKLKNTIKKIEEEVKKEVEAERKLLEDALQEAIAENNKQASSPPPNPSSSDALCTDGDLCTRVKCVSGKWHQNKGHTNGVKWSNMESDISSSGTKMFEHISTIGGSMEGTCNRNTEKHSRIVTDPERRTCQYISAGLQYIYGINIADEGKNQQKGGDGQKAKDNRDFKQTMMCLLLNAYANKLKQEVKSPCKIEEETIKQSFQRGNNKLTSWCKDRNNGKVDCLECKREDYSKCTINDKEIKDEVEELLQRNNRITQTLSTLNDINKNLCQRAQCVTTQWKNDKREEKKGTTVWEKDIWDYGDMQKILNALYDAMKSGNTTEEPLCNNINGQSGKTETESEKKACNYIVKGIKHVYSIKEDPKGTDDQHKKNYKRFKQTMACLILNEYGKLLGEKPCIGMSTIKNAFTAGENVHNGNECTEEPCEKCTWDECSNFTIRPDNQRQKIKKKLLEKNEIQETLDSICPKPPPPPPIPPPTPRSEDSGIPPPEPAPAAAAPKIEPTAVLVPPPGAPQPGKSTEPSSSTPRGKECNDLENNTDHDRIFSCLEKSNSQSVPDNSNVDDRHEANRGTGPLGEKGTNPAVVDIKTITASVISGPGPTITVPESQTPSTGTDTQTPSGDPTSSDPSSVSEVLPKDPGNNNKRKNKHS from the exons ATGGCGGAATATTTTGCTCACATACTGAGAAGATGGTTCctggaagggggaaaatatgaagaTGGAAATTACTGG GGTGGAATATGGGCTGATCTGGAGAAAGAGTTTAACGAATTAATGGAACGTTTAAAGACGGATACTACAGAAGTAGCAGCCCTTTGTAGTGAAATAGACAAGAGCAAAACTATAATGGAAAACGTTAAGAAAGAAATGTGCAAAACTCTAATAAGAATAAAGTTCTTCATGAGtggaattaaaggaaaagggaaagcagtCGATGGGCAACCGGAAATAGAACAACTGGGAGAAGTGGAATCTTATTTCAGGTGTATAATAGGAAGTATGACTATGGTGAAATTATATAAAGGACATTGTAAGTTAGATGAAATAGCTAAATGGATAATGGAACCAGCAAGGGTAAGTTTAGAAGCACGTAAATTAATAGGAGCACATGAGAAGTGTAAAGATCTACCATTCAGTGGAATGAAAATAGGAGCAAATTTTATAGGAAATAAAGTAAATGGATGgttagaaaagaagaaaaacggaACTCAAATGTACGGAACTATAATGAACAATACAGGGTGTCAAAAGGGTAAGCaagaagaaagcaaaaagggTATGGTCGAATTATTAGGAAGGAACGATGAGAGTGAACTGCAGGAATTTGCTGATAGTAGTAATAATTTGGCGAGTGACAAATTAGAGGAAGTATTAAAGAAAGTAGGAGatagaatgaaaaaaaagaagactcCATATGAATGTCCTGGTAGTACCTCCACCCCTGGAGGATCTGAAGACAAGGAAGAAC TTGGTATAGAAGAATGGTTTACAACATTCTCTAGAAGTGTATCCAGCACGGACAAAGATTATTATAAAGAACTGGAGAGTATGTTAGATATATGCGATCAGAATGAAACATTAGAAGGGGATGTGAAGTTAGAGAAGTACAAAGATTTTTGTAAAGTAATGGTAAGGAATGTAATGTTAGTAACGGATATTGAAAACCAGCACAAGACAGATCAgacaaaatgtaaaaacactGTGAAAGATATTCCCTTATGTGAACTATTAAGAGTATGGATGTACTATATGAATGCTTTTTGTGTACCGAAGGCAGTTATAGAACATGCCCTTCAGGGGGTGAAAGCAGTAAGGGGGAACATGGATAAAGATAAGAACTATGCGGAATGTTCTTATGATGGTGTACTTAACATTCCTgagcgaaaaggaaatgataTGAGAGGTGAATTGTACGAACTATTTGAGACAAATATTATgcttaataaaataatagcaTTAACTAACCGGAAATGGTGTCAAAGTAGTACACGGCACTACAGGGGAGGAAAGGCGCCTGGGGATCCGAAGCCTGCACGTGACGACAGTGGGGCGGGTGGTAGCACAGTTGTAAGTAGTCCAGAATtgaaaaaactgaaaaatactattaaaaaaatagaggaagaagtaaagaaggaagtagaagCAGAGCGGAAGCTTCTGGAGGACGCCTTGCAGGAAGCCATAgcagaaaataataaacagGCATCATCACCTCCCCCAAATCCATCCTCCTCCGATGCTCTCTGTACTGATGGAGATCTATGTACCCGCGTAAAATGCGTATCAGGGAAGTGGCATCAGAATAAGGGACATACGAACGGAGTGAAGTGG AGCAATATGGAGAGTGATATTAGCAGCAGCGGCACAAAAATGTTTGAACATATATCTACAATTGGTGGAAGTATGGAGGGAACTTGTAATAGAAATACAGAGAAACATAGTAGAATAGTTACGGACCCAGAGAGAAGGACATGCCAATACATTAGTGCAGGATTACAGTACATATACGGTATTAACATAGCCGATGAGGGTAAGAACCAACAGAAAGGGGGCGATGGACAGAAGGCCAAGGACAATAGGGATTTTAAGCAAACTATGATGTGCCTCCTACTAAATGCCTATGCAAATAAGTTAAAGCAGGAGGTGAAATCCCCCTGTAAGATCGAGGAGGAAACAATAAAACAGTCATTTCAGAGAGGGAATAACAAACTTACGAGTTGGTGTAAGGATAGAAATAATGGGAAGGTTGATTGTCTTGAATGTAAAAGGGAGGACTACTCAAAATGCACAATAAAcgataaagaaataaaggacGAAGTGGAAGAATTGCTCCAGAGGAATAACAGAATAACACAAACTCTAAGTACTCTAAATGATATAAATAAGAACTTATGCCAACGCGCCCAATGTGTAACAAcacaatggaaaaatgacaaaagggaagagaaaaagggcACAACGGTGTGGGAG AAAGACATTTGGGACTATGGGGACATGCAGAAAATATTGAATGCCCTATATGATGCTATGAAAAGTGGAAACACAACAGAGGAGCCTCTATGCAATAACATTAATGGGCAATCTGGTaaaacagaaacagaatcagaaaaaaaggcatgtaATTACATAGTTAAGGGGATAAAGCATGTATACAGCATTAAAGAGGATCCGAAGGGCACTGATGAtcagcacaaaaaaaattacaaaaggTTTAAACAAACTATGGCCTGTCTAATATTGAATGAATATGGAAAACTTCTTGGGGAAAAACCTTGTATTGGGATGAGCactataaaaaatgcatttacTGCCGGTGAGAATGTTCATAACGGTAATGAATGCACCGAGGAAccatgtgaaaaatgtacGTGGGACGAATGTTCAAATTTTACAATTAGACCAGACAACCAAcggcaaaaaataaagaagaagctcCTAGAGAAGAACGAAATACAGGAAACTCTGGATTCCATATGTCCAAAACCACCACCTCCCCCACCAATACCACCCCCTACCCCCCGATCGGAAGATTCAGGTATTCCCCCACCAGAACCAGCACCTGCTGCTGCTGCACCTAAAATAGAACCAACAGCAGTGCTAGTACCACCACCAGGTGCACCACAACCAGGTAAGAGTACAGAACCTTCCAGTAGCACTCCCAGAGGTAAGGAATGTAACGACCTAGAAAACAATACTGACCATGATCGTATTTTCTCATGCCTTGAGAAGTCTAATAGTCAAAGTGTTCCAGATAATAGTAATGTTGACGACAGGCACGAAGCCAATAGGGGGACCGGTCCACTTGGCGAAAAAGGTACTAACCCAGCCGTTGTTGACATAAAAACAATCACTGCTTCTGTTATTTCAGGTCCAGGTCCTACTATAACAGTTCCAGAATCCCAAACTCCAAGCACAGGAACAGACACCCAAACTCCTTCCGGTGATCCTACTTCGTCTGACCCTTCTTCTGTCTCAGAAGTCCTACCGAAAGATccaggtaataataataaaagaaaaaataaacactcCTAA